The genomic stretch CCAGGCCGGTTCAGTCGCCGCGGGCTGGCCGTGACCGCCCGGCGCCGCGCGCCGGTGGGCGTTTCAGCAGGCGCACGGCGAACAGCACGGCGATCACAGCGGCGTAGATCAGCGGCTGGGTGTGGTCCTTCTTCACGCCCCAGTAATAGTGCAGGGCCCCCAGGCTGACCGCCACGTACGCCAGCTGGTGCAGGCGCGTCCAGCGCTGGAAGCCCAGGCGTTTCACGGCGCGGGGCGTGCTGGTCAGGGCCAGCGGCACGAGCAGCAGCAGTCCCGTGAACCCGGCCGTGATGAATGGGCGCTCCAGGACGTCCTCGGTCATCAGGGTCAGGTCGAAGGAGTGGTCCAGCAGGTAGATCAGGAAATGCAGCGCAGCGTACCCGAACGCCAGCAGACCCAGTGTCTTGCGGATGCGGGCGGGCCAGGTCCAGCCGGTCAGCAGGCGCAGGGGCGTGCAGGCCAGCGACAGCACGAGCAGCGCCAGGGTCAGCAGGCCGGTCTGGAGTGTGGCCCGCTGGATGGGGTTCGCGCCCAGCTGCCCGGTCAGGGCGTCGGCGATCAGGACGGCGGCCGGGATCAGGCCGCCCACCGTGACCGCCGGAACCAGCCAGCCCAGAGGCGCGCGGCGGCGGGGTGCCCTTGAGGTCGTCAGAAGAACCGCCGCAGGTCCATGCCCCTGTACAGGCCCGCGACCTGCTCGGCGTACCCGTTGAACGGCAGGGTCTTGCGGCGGCCCAGTTCACCGATGCGCCGCTCGGTCGCCTGACTCCAGCGGGGGTGCGGCACGGCCGGGTTCACGTTCGCGTAGAAGCCGTACTCCTGCGGGGCCGCCAGCGCCCAGGTGGTCTGGGGCTGCTTCTCGGTCAGGGTGATCCGCACGACGCTCTTGATGCTCTTGAACCCGTACTTCCACGGCACGGCCAGCCGCAGCGGCGCGCCGTTCTGCCCAGGCAGCACACGACCGTCCAGACCGACCGCCATGAACGCCAGGGGATGCAGCGCCTCGTCCAGGCGCAGGCCCTCCACGTACGGCCAGTTCAGGACCGGCTGGCGCTGCCCGGGAAACTGTTTGGGGTCCAGCAGCGCCGTGAACTGCACGTACTTCGCCTTACTCGTGGGTTCCATGCGGCGGATCAGCGCGGCCAGCGGGAAGCCCAGCCAGGGCATGACCATGCTCCAGCCCTCCACGCAGCGCATGCGGTACACGCGGTCCTCCAGCGGGAACCAGCCCTGCAGCGTGTCGATATCCACGGTCATGGGCTTGCGGACCTCACCGTCGATCCGCACGGTCCAGGGGCGGGTCTTGAGGCTGCCGGCCATCCGGGCGGGGTCGCTCTTGTCGGTGCCGAATTCGTAGAAGTTGTTGTACGAGGTGGCCTGCGCGTACGGCGTGACGGCCTCGCTGGTGTCGTACGGCCCGAGCGGCCGGGCCGGGCGGGTGAAGGCGGCGCCCTGCGCCTCGGCGCTGCCGGGTCCGCCCGGGCGGCGCGTGAGGAGTTCCAGACCGCCGCCCAGCGCGCCCGCGGTGGCGGTGAAGAGGGCGGCGCTGCGCAGGAATTCCCGGCGGGGGTTGGGGCTGCCCGGGGACAGGATGCGGCGCTCGCCGGACTCCGGGTCGGCGTGGTCGGGCGGGATGGGGT from Deinococcus soli (ex Cha et al. 2016) encodes the following:
- the msrP gene encoding protein-methionine-sulfoxide reductase catalytic subunit MsrP; protein product: MSDHPIPPDHADPESGERRILSPGSPNPRREFLRSAALFTATAGALGGGLELLTRRPGGPGSAEAQGAAFTRPARPLGPYDTSEAVTPYAQATSYNNFYEFGTDKSDPARMAGSLKTRPWTVRIDGEVRKPMTVDIDTLQGWFPLEDRVYRMRCVEGWSMVMPWLGFPLAALIRRMEPTSKAKYVQFTALLDPKQFPGQRQPVLNWPYVEGLRLDEALHPLAFMAVGLDGRVLPGQNGAPLRLAVPWKYGFKSIKSVVRITLTEKQPQTTWALAAPQEYGFYANVNPAVPHPRWSQATERRIGELGRRKTLPFNGYAEQVAGLYRGMDLRRFF
- a CDS encoding sulfite oxidase heme-binding subunit YedZ; this encodes MGGLIPAAVLIADALTGQLGANPIQRATLQTGLLTLALLVLSLACTPLRLLTGWTWPARIRKTLGLLAFGYAALHFLIYLLDHSFDLTLMTEDVLERPFITAGFTGLLLLVPLALTSTPRAVKRLGFQRWTRLHQLAYVAVSLGALHYYWGVKKDHTQPLIYAAVIAVLFAVRLLKRPPARGAGRSRPARGD